From the Thermococcus sp. M36 genome, the window CGGCATAAATATAATCTTCGGCCTTCCGGGGGAGAGCAAAAAGAGTTACGAAATAACCTTCCAGTTCCTCAAAAGGCTCCTTGATGATGGACTGATGGTGAGGCGCATCAACATCCGCCAGGTGGTAGTGTTTCCCGGAACCCCCCTGTGGCACCTGCGTAGCAAGGTAAAGACTGAGAAGCACAAAAAGATGATTCAGCACTACCGGTACAAAATACGCCACGAGATAGACCTGCCAATGCTGAAGAGGGTCGTCCCGGTTGGAACGGTTCTGCGCGGCGTCAGGGCGGAGGTCTTTGACAATGGACTCACATACGGAAGACAGATGGGGAGCTACCCGCTGATAATCGGCATGCCCAAAGAGGTGGAGCTCAACAGGTTCTACGACGTGGTGATAGTGGATCACGGATTCAGGAGCATCACTGGAATACCAGTCCCCGTAAACATTAACCGGGAAAGTCCAAGGGTTTTGATGTGGCTCCCCGGCATCGGAAAGAAAACCGCCACCAAGATCCTGGCGAAACGCCCCTTTGAAAGCGCTGACGCATTTTTCAGAACCGTGGGAGAGGATAAAAGAGAACTGTTAAAGGACATCATCACCCTGTAATCGTTTGGGTGGTATTGCCCTGGGGCCATTTGAACCCTATGAGGTTCTCTATTAGGATCACCTCTGCCCTGAGGGTTTCGTCAGTTGTCCCCTCAATCACCAGAACCCCCCTCCGGGGGGCAAATATCTTGTTCTCCCTTGCGCCCTCAGCGGGCCCGATGAGGAGCACGACAAGGTGTTCGGGGTTTCCTATTTTGCCCCTCCCGATGTCTATCTTCGTCCAGAACGTCAGATACCTCTTGCGGTACCTCAGCCATGTCTGGTTGGAAGCATACTCCCTGGCGGTTTTGTTGTCGTATCCCATCTGGAGTGCCCGGAGGTAGTAGTTGGTGGAGAATATGTTCGACACAACCCCCGATACCTCCGAGACGGTTATTGTCCTATACCTGCAGTCGCCCACGTAGAGCTGGGGGCTGTCCTTGCAGTCAGCCACCGAGGGGGCACCAACGACGATGGTGAAGTATTCGTAGGGGCTCCTGAGCGTCAGATTCAGGTCAACCTCCGGGCTGCCCGTTATGAAGCTTTCCAGCGTGACGTTAAAGATTTTCGATCCCTCAGGAAGAAGATAGCCAGAACTGATAAGTCCCTCATACTTTTCCTTCGTCAGGACATAGAACTGGGCGGAAAGTGTGTATACAACAACGTAGTCCGCAGACGCCTTTGGCTTTTGCGGGTCAACAAGCCCCGCGTAGCTGTGATACGCCGCCCCCAGATACGCCAGGGGGGCCACGAACACAAACAGGAGCACTGCCACTGCAGCGAGTTTTCTGGGCTCCAATGTTAAAACCTCCAGAAAAGGAATTAGAATAGAAGGAAAGGCCTTCAGAGGCCAGCGAGGTAGTCCATAAGCTTCTTGGCGGCGGCCCTGGTCTCGTTCCTGGTGGCACCGGCAACGATGACAACATCGTAGTTGCCGAAGACGTCCTGGAGGTACTCGATGTCGCCTGGGCTGTTGTACCAGTCAACCTGGCTGATTCCCTGGTCAACGAGCCACTTGGTTATGGTGTTGGCAACCGGACCACCGATGAGGATGAGGTTCGCTCCGGGGTCGTCCATGTTGATCTCGAAGTCCATGTAGGTTATCGGCTCTGAGACCGGCTTGACGACGTTGGTCATGACCTTGGTCTCGATGGCAGATATGGTGCCTCCGTTGTAGTCGTCGCCGACCTGGAACTCAACGGTCTCGCTCCAGCCCTCCTTCTCCTTGAGGTAGACGTAGGCGTAGGCGACCATGAGGGTGTCTTCCTTGTCGCCGTCGCCGTTTATGTCGTAGTCAACGTCAGCCTCCTTGAGGGTCTTGGACTCGAACCTGTAGCCGAGGTCGTACTTGCCGAAGATGTCGACCGGGTTGCCCTTGAGCTCGTCCTTGTTGTAGAGGGTGACGTTCTTGATGACGTAGGTTCCGCCCTCGTCGGCAATTCCGAGGTACATAACCCAGCTCTTTCCATCGTAGGTAATGGTGTACTCACCGCTCGTGAAGGTCTGGATGTTGACTGAGACCTCGATGTCGGCGAAGACGTTCTCAGGATCCATACCCACGAAGACGTTGGTGGGCTTGATCCTGATCTTCTTGCCGTCGGAGCCGGTAAACTCGACGGCGGTTCCGAGCGGGACGAACTCCTTTATGACGTCGTTGCCGTCAACGTCCTTGGCAAGATTTCCGTACGGGTCGTAGACGGTGACGAAGACGCCCTCCTCGCCGATGCCCGGAAGGGTTATGTCCTCAAGGACGATCTTCCAGCCGTCGATCTCCTGCTGGCTGCCCCTCTGGATCGAGTACTTGCCCTTGTAGACACCGCCGACGAAGGTGGTGTTGTCCGGGATCTCGAGGACGGTGTACTCCTTGCCGAAGACGGTGAAGGTGTCGCCTTCCCTGACACCGTCAACGATGGGGTCGCCGACTATGCTGCCGCCGTTGGCCTGGACCTCCCAAGTGTCACCGATGTAGTACTCGCTCTGGGTGTCGGTGACCTCGGAGATGCCCCACTCGGGCATGGCCTCCCTGGTGGTGACGGTCGTAGTGATGCTGTAGTTGTAGAGGACGTAGTCAACAAAGACCTTGACGTTGTTCTCGCCGATGACGAGGTCGGCGCTCTTCGGCGGGATGGTTCCGCCCCAGTTGTCGGCTGAGAGCTGGATGTTGCTGAGGGTTATGTGCCAGTTGACGTCGTTGTAGGTGTCGACGCTGTCCTTGTTCTCGAGGTGAACCGGGACGCTGAAGGCCTGGCTCCACTCGGTGTAGTTGTAGACAAAGCCGATCTGGTTGCCGTCAGCGTCGTAGGCGCCGTTCCACCAGTAGGTGGCGCCGAGCTGGTCGTAGTCGGTGGCCCAGTTCTGGAAGTCGCTGTCGCCGTAGCTCATTCCGTGGTCCCTGGTCATGGTCTGGTAGTCGTAGGCGTAGATGGTCCACTGGGCGACAGTTTCAGCGGGGTGGTCAACCTTGATCTTGACGTAATCAGCCTGAGCGTCAGTCTGCTCCTTGGTGTAGAGAAGGCTTCCAAGGGCAACCGCTATGTCAGCGGCGCTGGCAACATCCATCGCAGCGGCGTTGCTTCCAACGACGATTTTAACGTTCGGGGTTCCATCGGCGTTAACAAAGAAGCTCTTTGGCGGCATGCTTTCCTGAGCGCTGGCGAGGCCCATGGTGGCTCCAACCATTGCGGCACCGATGGCAAGGGCCGCGATCTTCTTCACTTTCATTTCCCAACACCTCCTTAACTTTGGGCTTACGCCCTAGGATGGTCTAATGCATATTGTCAATGGGTTTCTACTCGATTAGGGTATATATACTTTTCGCTTTCAGACCCTTTCTCTGCTTAAAAAAAGCTCGCTCATTGCCGTAAAAATGAAAGGGAGCTTAATTAAATGCCTATAGCTTTTTCGCCTTTTGCCGATAATATCAAGTGCCCAGTTTAAACTCCGTGTTCTTCTTTTCCATGAGCCGCTTCTTCACGGGCCTCGTGACAAGCTCATTAACGAAGGCCCCTATATCCGTGAGCGCATTTTGAAGCTCGGAAGCCGTGATGTCAACAACCTCGGGCTCAAGTACTGAGATGGCAACCGGGGCGTACTTTGCGGTGAGCTGAACCAGGGTCTCAAAACTGGACAGGAGCTCAGCGGCCAGAAGGCCCTTAAACCTGCCCTCAACCACGTCCCCCTCAATGACCAGCTTGTTTATCCTGCACCCTTCAAAATCTAGCGCTCTGGACATGGTTGCCCTTATGGACTCTTCACTTTCTCCAAACACCTCAATGACGAAGCGGTACAGAATGTTCCTGTCCTCCACAATAAGCTCCTCTATTTCCTCGCGGGAGTATCCGATCCTCGGCTCTGGGACATCCTCAAGCTTTGGATAGACGGCAAGGCCGCCGAACTGCTTCATGAGGTTACCCATAACGAGGGACACCTCTCCAAGAACCTTCATCAGGTCTTTGGAGTGAACCTCCACCCTGCCAGGGGAAATGATCTCCACAACGGCCGGAGAATACCTCAGGGCCAGCCGGACGACGTCCTCGAAGTCAGCCACCATGTGGGCCTCCACGAGGCCGGAGTACTTCAGAGTATCCTCTCCGGGGTTTTCGATGACTTCCTCAACGGAAAGACGCTTTAATCTGATGTTCCTTTCACTCCTGATGCTTTCAGCAGTCTCGGCCAAGGCCCTTTCTAAAGCTTTCTTGTCGCTTCCCATTCCTTCTATGTAAAAAATAACCTCGATTTCCGCCAATTTCACCACCACATCCAGTTATATCGCTTTTTCAGGTACGTCCCGACAACGGGGATGGGTTCACCGCAGTATTCGCACTTCCCATTCTTTATGTGGTACTCCGTAATCTCAAATCCCCAGCGCACTATTAAAGGTTTGCCGCATTTCGGGCAGTACGTGTTCTCTCCCTCATGACCCGGCACGTTGCCGATGTAAACGAACTTCAGCCCCTCCTCCCTGGCAATCCTGTACGCCATTTCGACGGTTCGTACGGGGGTGGGTGGGAGGTCGGTCAGCCGGTAGTGGGGAAAGAAGCGTGAGAAGTGGACAGGCGTATCATCGCCGAGCTCCTCAACCACCCACCTCGCAAAAGCTCTTATCTCCTCCTCACGGTCGTTGAGCGTGGGAATAATCAGGTACGTAAGCTCGACGTGGATGCCGAACTCCCTCTTAGCCAGAACCGCCGTCTTCTTGCTTGGCTCCCCTCCGGGAACCCCCGTTACCCTCATGTAGAAGCCGTCGTTAAAGGCTTTTATGTCTATATTCATGGCGTCAATGTAGGGTGCGAGTTCCCTGAAGGGCTCCTCGTTGATGTAGCCGTTCGTAATGAGCAGGTTGTGGATGCCTTCCCTCCTTGCAAGTTTCGCAGTGTCAAGGACAAACTCGTACCACACCACAGGTTCATTGTACGTGTATGCTATGCTCTCACAGCCGTACCTCTGCGCGAGCGAGACTACATCCCTCGGCGGTACGTCTCGGAGGTACGGAAACTCTTCCCCGGCCTGGCTTATCTCCCAGTTCTGGCAGTACCTGCAGTGCATGTTGCACCCTACAGAGCTTATGGACAGGGCACAGGAACCCGGCCAGAAGTGAAAGAGGGGCTTCTTTTCGACGGGGTCCGCGGCTATGGAGGAGACCTTACCGTAGTTGAGCGTGTAGAGCTTCCCCCCGATGTTTTTCCTGACGCGGCAGGAGCCGGTATGGCCATCATCAATTATGCAGTTGACCGGACACAGCGTGCACCTCACCCTGTATCCGCCCTCATGCTCCCAGTAAAGGGCTTCCCTCATGGGCCTCACCAACTTAAATACGGCTAGCCCCGTTTAAGTCTTTGGTGTGTTCATCGTGGTAATCCCCCATGGTCAGGAACTTTGCACCATTCCTTCTGTGGTAGTCAATGAGCCTCGCAAGGAGCTCAAGGGCCCTGTCTCCTGTGTTGAACCTGCAGTCCCACCGTATCCTTTCGCCCTGCATCGGCACGAACTCCCACGGATGAGCAAAATATACCCTTGGCTCACCCAGCACGCTGTGGATGAAGCGCTGTATCCCCCAGGGAAGGCGCAGTACCGAGGAGGTTACCGATGCAGGAACCTCAAGGACGTTCCCGAAAAGCCTTATCCCACCCCGGTAGCCCTTATAGACGGCCTTTGACGAGTCCACCAGGATGCCGTTCTTCGAGAGTATATCATAATAATAATTAGGGAACTGCAGGTTGGGGGCCCTGAACGACACAACATCCCCGAACTTCCGGAGAACCGCCAAAGACTTCTCTATCGCCTTCCTGCCAGCTTCGGGTTCTATCCTGTCGAGCCTCTCATGGTCATAACCGTGGCTTCCCAGCTCGTGTCCCTCATCAACGACACGTTTCACGAGCTCGGGAAATTTCTCGGCCATTCTGGCCGTGAAGAAAAAGGTCGCCTTGACGCCCTTTTCCGAGAGGAGATCCAGAACCCTCGGAAGTCCCATCTCCATACCCCTGGTGCTCGTCAGGTAAGGGGGGCAGTCGTGTTCAACATCAAACGTCATTAAAACCCTCATCATCCCAGCCTCCTCATGAGCCTGTACATCAGGTACCTTCCGTCAGTTTCTCTCCCCGCCTCCATCGTGAAGCGATACACCCACAGGATGCGCCGCAGGATGACCTCCCAAGAGAACTCCTTTTCAGCCCGCTTCCTTGCCTCTACACCCATGTCGGCGAGCACCTCAGGGTTTCTGAGAACCTCGGCGAGGTTCCGCGCCATCCCCTCCTCACTATCTGCAAGGAGGCCGGTGACACCGTGAACCACCATGTCGGACAGCCCGCTTTCGTTTCTCCCGACAATCGGGGTTCCTGTAGCCATAGCCTCAAGCCCGACCACGGGGAACGCCTCCAGGATCCCTGGCATTAAGACCACGTCAGCGGCCCAGTAAACCGGCAGGAGCCTTCCCCTCTCCATGAAGCCGTACAGCTCGGCCACTTCCCCGACACCAGTTTGTACCAAGTTTTTCTCCAGCAGGGGCCTCATCGGCCCGTCCCCTATCATCACGAGTCTGAGCTTCTTCTTAGGAAAACCGCTTTCTTCCAGGGCCTTTTTAATCATAAAAGGTATCCTGTGGGCCTGCTTCCTCTCGGTCATTCTCCCGAGGTACAGGATGACGAGCTCATCCCGAACCCCTATATCCCTGCGGGCCTTCTCGCGTTCCTCCGTTTCCGGGAGGCGCCATTTCTTAACGTCAATCCCGTTTGGAATCACAACCACCGGGCGGTTTTTCAGGGCCCTCCCCATGAGTTCCCTTGTGTCCTCTGCTACAGGGGTGCTGACCGCGATGAACGTATCAACCCTCCGGAGGTTGTACCGCACAAAGGGCCCCACTATGGGGTCGAGCAGGGGGCTACCGTAGAACGAGTGGTTTGTGGCAACTACAGGGACGTTCCTTATTCCCCTGGACACCTTTGAGACGGCCACCGCGAGGGGTGAGTATATGCTGTGGATGTGGGTTATATCAAAGTCGGCCCTCTTGTAGAACTCGTTTATTTTCATCAGCTGGCTTATGCCGATGCTTGCGTGGTACTTCCTGAAGTACAGGGCCGCGGAAAAACGGACAACCGGATAGGGGAAGCTGTCCGGATAGGGCTTCATATACCTGTAGTCGTGGGTTATAACGTACGGTTCGTGGCCGATGGCGGAAAGGTTGCGGGCCAGCTCATCAATGTGCGACTCAATGCCCCCGATTTTAGGGTAGAACCAGTCGCTGGCTATTGCGATCTTAAGGCTCTCCATATTTCAACCCCTCCAGACGTCAGGAGCACCAAAAAGCCCACCGCACTGCTGATCACGTAGGAGACCAGCCTTTCCAGCAGGGTCACAGAGACCGCCAGAGTGGAGGGGAGCCCAAAGTGTATCAAAGTCCCCACCAGTCCGCCCTCAATGATGCCGATCCCTCCGGGTGTGAACGCCATCAGGCCGAGAACCAGGTTTGCTACCGAGACAACGGCCACGAGCCCCCACGAGAGACTGAGACCAAAGGCCAGTGTTATCAGCTTCAGACGTACAACATCGAGCACCCACACCGCGGAGCTGAGGCCAACGGCAGCTAAGTTGATGTTATGGAGGCTCCTAAGTGCAGTTATGCGCTTCAGCTCTTCCGGGGTTGCTTCAGTACGGAACACCCTGAGGGACACCCTGACGAAGGAGTCCCACTTTATCCAGATCAGCGCTATACCCGCCGCCCCGATGGCGACAGGTACTGCCGGTTCGGATGAGAAGTAGGTCAGCCCAACCAGGAACAGCACCATCACCGGGATGGTTTCCAGTATCCGTTCGTAGACTATGCTGACAGCAGACATACCGGCCGGGATGTTCACCCTCCTGGAGACCCACGCTATCCTCAGAAGCTCCCCCCCGCCCCGGCTCATGGGGGTAACGTTATTCATGAATATCGAGGCCATTATTGCCTTCACGAGCTCCCCCATGGGAGCCTCCCTGCCAATGCCCCGGAGTATGAGCCTCCACCTGAGCGCGTACAGCAGAACGCTGACGTAGTACGTCACCAGCGCAAGGGCTATGTACTCCACCGACGCGCCCCTGAGCACCGAGAAATACTGGGAAACCTCCGATGAAATACTCTCCACCATAGTCATGACCTAAATTCTACTCCATGGGGTGCCTTAAAACTTTATCGGAACAACTGTCTATACCTGCCTGATCGGACTGCACTGAAGTGTTCCCAGCCCAGGAGGGGCATTTTTAACCGTTTTCCCTGGGAAGTAATGTAGACCCCCCTCCCTTCCGTAACCCTGCCTATCACGTGGCAGTCCGCCCTGCACTCATGCAGTTTTTCTTCCGGGAGAGTAAAAACAAGCTCGAACTCCTCTCCGCTGGCCAGGGCTATCTCCAGGGGACTGATTCCAAGGGCACGGGCGGCTTCCCGAACCTCATCCACGATAGGAATGTCCTCACCCCTGATCTCCATCCCCACACCGCTCGTCTCAGCGATTATGTGGAGCTCCTTGGAAAGACCGTCGCTTACGTCTATTGCGGCCGTAGCGATGCTGCTTATTTCAACCCCCTCATCAACCCTGGCTCTGGGCTCCAGCAGCTTTTCGTAGAGGGCCCTCCTGACCCGCGCGCTCGTTTCAACACCGTTCATCCACACGAGGAGGCCCGCCAGCGCCCGCCCCACATCGCCCGTGATGCAGACGAGGTCACCGGGCTTTGCCCCACTTCTCGTCAGGAGCCTCTCCGTCCTCCCCAAGGCGATACCGTCAATTATCAGGTCGTCGGCCTCGTTGGTATCGGCGCTCAGAACAGGGACGTCGTAGAATTCAAGCGCCCTCCCTATGCCCCTGGCGATCCCCTCCAGATAGTCCCGATCCACGTCACTTGGAACCCCTAGGGAAAACAGGAAGCCTATGGGCTTGGCACCCATAGCAGCGACGTCGCTCACGTTCATTGTCACGGCCTTGAACCCCACCTGCTCCGGTGTCATTATGTCTGGGACGTCGGTTTTTCTCACAAGCATATCGTTAGTTGCTACCAGCCACTCCCGGCCGATTCGTATCGCACCCGCATCGTCGCCGAGAGGGAGGTCACCCTGTTTTCTGAGGTGCGCCATGAACATCCCTATTATCTCACGTTCCATCAGGTGCTCCCCCAGGGAGAGTTAACGGAGAGGATTAAAACCCTTCGCCGGGACTATTAAGATGGTTTCAAAAACTCCATGAGGCTAACTTGCCTGGGGCGGTACTCTTCCGATGGCACACTGACATCTATGCCCTCCAAATCGCGGACATCCGCCCTCCGTATTTCCTCGGGAAGCTTTATCTCTCCGTATCTTCCCCCACCCCCGGGAACAACTATAAGCTTGCCCTCCCTGTAGGCCCAGACGGCCTTGGCCACCTCATCGTGTACCTGGGCAAGGTTCTCCACAGGGACGTCCACCAGAACCCGTATCTCGCTCCCGAACTCCTTCAGAAAGCGCTCCCAGACGAGTCTGACGGCCTTCGTCCCCACACCTTTTCCCAGAACCATGGAGATTATCTCGGCCAGGGGGGCGAGCCTGATGTACGGAGGCCTGTCCCGTGGCTTTTCGCTGGTATCCGCCAGCTCAAGAATTCTATCGCGGACGCCCTTCTTTATCCTCCCGCCGCACTTGGGACACCTCCACCTGAAAGCCCTTGCATCTTCGATGGAGTACTTTGAATAACAGCGGGAGCAGGCCGTAAGGTGGTACTTTCCAAGCCGGGGGTCGAGGCCGGCGTTGAGGACTATTCCCCTTCCGCCTCGCTTCAGTATAGCCTTTCTGACCTCCTCGAACGTTGGCTCTTCTATTTCGAACCGGTTGAACTCCCTCCCCAGCCGGTGCGGCATCGGAGAGTGCGCATCAGAGTTGCTGAGGTACGTGAGCCCGTGGTGGGCCTTTATCACGTCCGC encodes:
- a CDS encoding lysylphosphatidylglycerol synthase transmembrane domain-containing protein, encoding MTMVESISSEVSQYFSVLRGASVEYIALALVTYYVSVLLYALRWRLILRGIGREAPMGELVKAIMASIFMNNVTPMSRGGGELLRIAWVSRRVNIPAGMSAVSIVYERILETIPVMVLFLVGLTYFSSEPAVPVAIGAAGIALIWIKWDSFVRVSLRVFRTEATPEELKRITALRSLHNINLAAVGLSSAVWVLDVVRLKLITLAFGLSLSWGLVAVVSVANLVLGLMAFTPGGIGIIEGGLVGTLIHFGLPSTLAVSVTLLERLVSYVISSAVGFLVLLTSGGVEIWRALRSQ
- a CDS encoding polysaccharide deacetylase family protein → MRVLMTFDVEHDCPPYLTSTRGMEMGLPRVLDLLSEKGVKATFFFTARMAEKFPELVKRVVDEGHELGSHGYDHERLDRIEPEAGRKAIEKSLAVLRKFGDVVSFRAPNLQFPNYYYDILSKNGILVDSSKAVYKGYRGGIRLFGNVLEVPASVTSSVLRLPWGIQRFIHSVLGEPRVYFAHPWEFVPMQGERIRWDCRFNTGDRALELLARLIDYHRRNGAKFLTMGDYHDEHTKDLNGASRI
- a CDS encoding TIGR00375 family protein, whose protein sequence is MRIDADLHIHSRYSKAVSKTMTIPNLAENARFKGLGVVGTGDILNPRWEEELLKHTDRVEEGTYELNGVKFLLTAEVEDSRRVHHVLIFPSIGTVREMRERLRPYSGDIDTEGRPHVGLSAAEIADLANELDVLIGPAHAFTPWTSLYKEYDSLKEAYGGARIHFLELGLSADSEMADVIKAHHGLTYLSNSDAHSPMPHRLGREFNRFEIEEPTFEEVRKAILKRGGRGIVLNAGLDPRLGKYHLTACSRCYSKYSIEDARAFRWRCPKCGGRIKKGVRDRILELADTSEKPRDRPPYIRLAPLAEIISMVLGKGVGTKAVRLVWERFLKEFGSEIRVLVDVPVENLAQVHDEVAKAVWAYREGKLIVVPGGGGRYGEIKLPEEIRRADVRDLEGIDVSVPSEEYRPRQVSLMEFLKPS
- the amrS gene encoding AmmeMemoRadiSam system radical SAM enzyme; protein product: MREALYWEHEGGYRVRCTLCPVNCIIDDGHTGSCRVRKNIGGKLYTLNYGKVSSIAADPVEKKPLFHFWPGSCALSISSVGCNMHCRYCQNWEISQAGEEFPYLRDVPPRDVVSLAQRYGCESIAYTYNEPVVWYEFVLDTAKLARREGIHNLLITNGYINEEPFRELAPYIDAMNIDIKAFNDGFYMRVTGVPGGEPSKKTAVLAKREFGIHVELTYLIIPTLNDREEEIRAFARWVVEELGDDTPVHFSRFFPHYRLTDLPPTPVRTVEMAYRIAREEGLKFVYIGNVPGHEGENTYCPKCGKPLIVRWGFEITEYHIKNGKCEYCGEPIPVVGTYLKKRYNWMWW
- a CDS encoding glycosyltransferase family 4 protein — its product is MESLKIAIASDWFYPKIGGIESHIDELARNLSAIGHEPYVITHDYRYMKPYPDSFPYPVVRFSAALYFRKYHASIGISQLMKINEFYKRADFDITHIHSIYSPLAVAVSKVSRGIRNVPVVATNHSFYGSPLLDPIVGPFVRYNLRRVDTFIAVSTPVAEDTRELMGRALKNRPVVVIPNGIDVKKWRLPETEEREKARRDIGVRDELVILYLGRMTERKQAHRIPFMIKKALEESGFPKKKLRLVMIGDGPMRPLLEKNLVQTGVGEVAELYGFMERGRLLPVYWAADVVLMPGILEAFPVVGLEAMATGTPIVGRNESGLSDMVVHGVTGLLADSEEGMARNLAEVLRNPEVLADMGVEARKRAEKEFSWEVILRRILWVYRFTMEAGRETDGRYLMYRLMRRLG
- a CDS encoding S-layer protein: MKVKKIAALAIGAAMVGATMGLASAQESMPPKSFFVNADGTPNVKIVVGSNAAAMDVASAADIAVALGSLLYTKEQTDAQADYVKIKVDHPAETVAQWTIYAYDYQTMTRDHGMSYGDSDFQNWATDYDQLGATYWWNGAYDADGNQIGFVYNYTEWSQAFSVPVHLENKDSVDTYNDVNWHITLSNIQLSADNWGGTIPPKSADLVIGENNVKVFVDYVLYNYSITTTVTTREAMPEWGISEVTDTQSEYYIGDTWEVQANGGSIVGDPIVDGVREGDTFTVFGKEYTVLEIPDNTTFVGGVYKGKYSIQRGSQQEIDGWKIVLEDITLPGIGEEGVFVTVYDPYGNLAKDVDGNDVIKEFVPLGTAVEFTGSDGKKIRIKPTNVFVGMDPENVFADIEVSVNIQTFTSGEYTITYDGKSWVMYLGIADEGGTYVIKNVTLYNKDELKGNPVDIFGKYDLGYRFESKTLKEADVDYDINGDGDKEDTLMVAYAYVYLKEKEGWSETVEFQVGDDYNGGTISAIETKVMTNVVKPVSEPITYMDFEINMDDPGANLILIGGPVANTITKWLVDQGISQVDWYNSPGDIEYLQDVFGNYDVVIVAGATRNETRAAAKKLMDYLAGL
- a CDS encoding thiamine-phosphate kinase, translating into MEREIIGMFMAHLRKQGDLPLGDDAGAIRIGREWLVATNDMLVRKTDVPDIMTPEQVGFKAVTMNVSDVAAMGAKPIGFLFSLGVPSDVDRDYLEGIARGIGRALEFYDVPVLSADTNEADDLIIDGIALGRTERLLTRSGAKPGDLVCITGDVGRALAGLLVWMNGVETSARVRRALYEKLLEPRARVDEGVEISSIATAAIDVSDGLSKELHIIAETSGVGMEIRGEDIPIVDEVREAARALGISPLEIALASGEEFELVFTLPEEKLHECRADCHVIGRVTEGRGVYITSQGKRLKMPLLGWEHFSAVRSGRYRQLFR